A portion of the Flavobacterium magnum genome contains these proteins:
- the pth gene encoding aminoacyl-tRNA hydrolase: protein MKKYLIVGLGNIGAEYVNTRHNIGFKVLDFLAREESLSFDTVKLGTMAEYKFKGRTYFLLKPNTYMNLSGKAVKFWMDKENIPLENILVITDDLNLPFGTIRIKPKGSDGGHNGLKSINQVLNTQNYTRFRFGISDEFKKGQQVNYVLGEWDDAEKAKLPERLKMSADAVRSFGTAGLENTMTTYNGK, encoded by the coding sequence ATGAAGAAATACCTTATTGTAGGCCTCGGCAATATCGGGGCCGAATATGTGAATACCCGCCATAACATTGGATTTAAGGTATTGGACTTTTTAGCCAGGGAGGAATCGCTTTCTTTTGACACGGTGAAGCTGGGCACGATGGCCGAATATAAATTCAAGGGGCGGACTTATTTTTTGCTGAAACCCAATACCTATATGAACCTGAGCGGCAAAGCCGTAAAGTTCTGGATGGACAAGGAAAACATCCCTTTGGAAAATATCCTGGTGATTACCGATGACCTGAACCTGCCTTTCGGCACCATCCGCATCAAGCCGAAAGGCAGCGACGGCGGACACAACGGATTGAAAAGTATCAACCAGGTTTTGAACACGCAAAATTATACGCGTTTCCGTTTCGGCATCAGTGACGAATTCAAGAAAGGGCAGCAGGTAAATTACGTCCTGGGCGAGTGGGACGATGCCGAAAAGGCGAAATTGCCTGAAAGGCTTAAAATGTCGGCCGACGCTGTACGGTCGTTTGGAACCGCCGGACTAGAAAATACGATGACCACTTACAATGGGAAATAA
- a CDS encoding ferritin-like domain-containing protein, whose protein sequence is MKNTVKIQEVNPSFTNRRSFLKLSGLTVIGTGLLLAGCNDTDDDNGNGNQNQLPGLRNNVFDLGGGDFGVLTYAYALEQLEADFYTKVVNASGFNSFPDEDRQVLTDLYHHEVIHREFFKAALTGSLPDPSTQLLPTLAFDYSGLNFNDRNAVLATAKALEDTGVAAYNGAAKQITDVNYLLLAGKIVSVEARHASAIRSLINPNSNSFAGDDIVSASTGLDVAKEPSEILSVAGAFITTEFTANYL, encoded by the coding sequence ATGAAAAACACAGTGAAAATCCAGGAAGTAAATCCTTCTTTTACAAACAGGAGGAGTTTCCTGAAGCTGAGTGGGCTTACCGTGATCGGTACAGGCTTGCTGCTCGCCGGGTGTAACGACACCGACGATGACAATGGCAATGGAAATCAAAACCAGTTGCCGGGTTTACGGAACAATGTATTTGATTTGGGAGGCGGCGATTTCGGCGTGCTGACTTATGCCTATGCGCTCGAACAACTTGAAGCAGACTTCTATACAAAGGTAGTCAATGCTTCAGGTTTCAACAGTTTTCCGGATGAAGACCGTCAGGTGCTGACTGATCTTTACCACCACGAGGTGATCCACCGGGAATTCTTTAAGGCTGCCCTGACAGGAAGCTTGCCTGATCCGTCAACGCAATTACTGCCTACGCTGGCCTTTGATTACAGCGGACTGAACTTCAATGACCGTAATGCGGTATTGGCGACAGCAAAAGCGCTTGAAGATACAGGGGTAGCTGCCTACAATGGCGCTGCTAAACAAATCACGGATGTCAATTACCTGTTACTGGCCGGTAAGATTGTTTCTGTAGAGGCAAGGCATGCTTCGGCGATCCGAAGCCTGATCAACCCGAATTCCAATTCGTTTGCCGGCGATGATATCGTCAGCGCTTCAACAGGATTGGACGTTGCCAAAGAGCCATCAGAAATACTTAGTGTGGCCGGAGCTTTCATTACTACGGAATTCACTGCGAATTATTTATAA
- a CDS encoding ribose-phosphate pyrophosphokinase has protein sequence MPHQEPEAKIFACSQSTYLAEKIAEKYGVPLGKVTFSKYSDGEFQPSYEESIRGLRVFIVCSTFPSADNLMELLLMIDAAKRASARHVTAVIPYFGWARQDRKDKPRVPIGAKLVANLLDAAGATRIMTMDLHADQIQGFFEKPVDHLFASTIFLPYVRSLNLENLTIASPDMGGSKRAYAYSKFLESDVVICYKQRKAANIIDTMELIGEVRGRNVILVDDMIDTGGTLAKAADLMIEKGALSVRAICTHAILSGEAYDKIEKSQLSELIVTDSIPLKKQSPKIRVVTCAELFADVMKMVQKNNSISGKFLM, from the coding sequence ATGCCACACCAGGAACCGGAAGCAAAAATTTTTGCGTGTTCACAAAGCACCTATCTCGCTGAGAAAATTGCCGAGAAATATGGGGTGCCACTGGGAAAAGTTACGTTCTCTAAATATAGTGACGGGGAATTCCAGCCTTCGTATGAAGAGTCGATCAGGGGATTGCGCGTGTTTATCGTTTGTTCGACCTTTCCAAGTGCGGACAACCTGATGGAACTGCTCCTGATGATTGACGCAGCCAAAAGGGCTTCAGCCAGGCACGTCACTGCCGTCATCCCGTATTTCGGGTGGGCAAGGCAGGACCGGAAAGACAAGCCGCGTGTTCCGATAGGGGCAAAGCTGGTCGCCAATTTGCTTGATGCTGCGGGCGCCACAAGGATCATGACGATGGATTTGCATGCAGACCAGATTCAGGGTTTTTTCGAGAAACCGGTGGATCACCTGTTTGCCTCGACCATTTTCCTGCCGTATGTCAGGAGCCTGAACCTGGAAAACCTCACGATCGCGTCGCCTGATATGGGTGGTTCGAAAAGGGCATATGCTTATTCGAAATTTCTCGAATCCGACGTGGTGATTTGTTACAAGCAAAGGAAAGCGGCCAATATCATCGATACGATGGAACTCATCGGGGAGGTGAGAGGCAGGAACGTCATCCTGGTGGATGACATGATTGATACGGGAGGCACATTGGCGAAAGCCGCGGACCTGATGATCGAAAAAGGCGCGTTAAGCGTCAGGGCGATTTGTACGCACGCGATTTTGTCAGGTGAGGCGTACGATAAGATTGAAAAGTCGCAGCTGAGCGAGTTGATTGTCACCGATTCGATTCCGTTGAAGAAGCAATCGCCGAAAATAAGGGTCGTAACCTGTGCCGAGCTGTTTGCCGATGTGATGAAGATGGTGCAGAAGAACAACTCGATCAGCGGAAAATTCCTCATGTAA
- the tsf gene encoding translation elongation factor Ts, protein MATITAADVNKLRTITGAGMMDCKKALVEADGDFDLAIENLRKKGQKVAANRSDRENTEGAAVAFVNADKTEGVAITLNCETDFVGKNEGFVKLANDLAQLAIQFDNKEAFLAADFNGITVADKLIEQTGVIGEKIEVNSFEKLSGAFVGSYVHSGKIATLVALSANVEGAEEAARNVAMQAAAMSPIALDESGVDSAVIEKEIEIAKDQLRQEGKAEAMLDNIAKGKIQRFFKDNTLVNQDYIKDGSMSVAAYVKSVDSGLTVTGFKRVALG, encoded by the coding sequence ATGGCAACAATTACTGCTGCAGATGTAAATAAATTAAGGACAATCACAGGCGCCGGTATGATGGACTGCAAAAAAGCATTGGTGGAAGCTGATGGCGATTTTGACCTGGCTATCGAAAACCTGCGTAAAAAAGGACAAAAAGTAGCTGCCAACCGCTCTGACCGTGAGAACACGGAAGGCGCTGCCGTAGCTTTCGTAAATGCTGATAAAACCGAAGGCGTAGCCATCACACTGAACTGCGAAACAGATTTCGTAGGTAAAAATGAAGGCTTCGTAAAACTGGCGAATGATCTGGCACAGCTGGCCATCCAGTTCGACAATAAAGAGGCTTTCCTTGCTGCCGATTTTAACGGCATCACCGTTGCCGACAAGCTGATTGAGCAAACCGGCGTTATCGGTGAAAAAATTGAAGTAAACTCTTTTGAAAAACTGAGCGGAGCTTTCGTGGGTTCTTATGTTCACTCAGGGAAAATCGCCACTTTGGTAGCGCTTTCTGCTAATGTTGAAGGTGCTGAAGAAGCTGCCCGTAACGTAGCAATGCAGGCCGCTGCCATGTCTCCGATCGCTTTGGACGAGTCAGGCGTTGATTCTGCCGTAATCGAGAAAGAAATCGAGATTGCAAAAGACCAATTGCGCCAGGAAGGCAAAGCGGAAGCTATGCTTGACAACATCGCAAAAGGAAAAATCCAGCGTTTCTTCAAAGACAACACTTTGGTAAACCAGGATTACATCAAGGACGGCTCAATGAGCGTGGCCGCTTATGTGAAGTCTGTTGATTCAGGTCTTACTGTAACAGGATTCAAAAGGGTTGCCCTGGGATAA
- a CDS encoding 50S ribosomal protein L25/general stress protein Ctc has translation MKSITIKGSERESVGKAATKAVRNAGAVPCVLYGGGQPVHFSAEEKEFKNLVYTPNAHTVVIDLGGKTYDAVLQDIQMHPVSDKILHIDFFQLKDDKEIIMEVPVKVTGTSPGVLLGGVLRLNQRRLKVKALPKNLPDFVEADITPLEMGNKLYVTKLAADNYKLMHPDNTVVAQVRISRAAMKAAQEAAKAAKGAPAKGKKK, from the coding sequence ATGAAATCGATTACAATTAAAGGATCAGAAAGAGAAAGCGTGGGCAAGGCAGCGACCAAAGCCGTACGTAATGCTGGAGCGGTTCCTTGCGTATTATACGGAGGAGGTCAGCCAGTTCATTTCTCAGCTGAAGAGAAAGAATTCAAGAACCTCGTTTACACTCCGAACGCACACACTGTTGTGATTGATTTGGGTGGGAAAACGTATGATGCTGTACTGCAGGACATCCAGATGCACCCTGTGTCTGACAAAATCCTGCACATCGACTTTTTCCAACTGAAAGATGACAAGGAAATCATCATGGAAGTTCCGGTGAAAGTAACAGGAACATCTCCTGGTGTACTTTTGGGAGGGGTATTGCGTCTGAACCAACGTCGTTTGAAAGTGAAGGCTTTGCCGAAAAACCTTCCGGATTTCGTAGAGGCAGACATCACGCCGCTTGAAATGGGTAACAAATTGTACGTTACCAAACTGGCTGCTGACAACTACAAACTGATGCATCCGGATAACACCGTGGTAGCTCAGGTACGTATCTCGCGTGCGGCGATGAAGGCGGCTCAGGAAGCAGCAAAAGCAGCAAAAGGAGCACCTGCAAAAGGAAAGAAAAAATAA
- a CDS encoding reprolysin-like metallopeptidase has translation MKKIILFLIALLFTGSIFAQKKNAWQAADPSAFSGRETIRSGAYSENQQFFTFDLAAMKNMLANAPERFSGQSGVRISIPTVSGNMEEFLVWENSNFEPGLQAKYPDIRAYIGRGITDNTAKLYFSLAPEGIQTMILRADKGSEFIEPYTKDHTLYVLFDSNTRLNNSLPLVCSTEDKIINKQINSNPSVARSNNGVYKTMRLALSCTGEYGTYHGGAAGALAAMNATMTRVNGVYDIDLAVHLNMIANNNLIVYTNAATDGYSNAANMDNWNLELQAKLTSIIGNANYDIGHLFGASGGGGNAGCIGCVCDNPTNQVPEGKGSGITSPGDGVPMGDTFDIDYVAHEMGHQLGGTHSYSVDFEGSGTNVEPGSGSTIMGYAGITGSTTDVQLHSDDYFTYANIIQIQQNLATKTCPVSVALSNTPPTVDAGADYTIPKGTPFILTGSGTDAEGDVLEYTWEQNDNSNVATSGNSSIASATKTVGPTFRSFSPTASPIRYCPALNRVLSNNITSSFESVSNVARNLNFTLTARDNSLNGPQTNTDAMTITVSAAAGPFAVTAPNSVITWQAGSNQNVTWNVAGTTANNINTQFVDIYLSTNAGLTFNTLLASHVPNDGSETITVPNTPGTSNRIMVRANGNIFFDVSNSNFAISAPVATQSIAFTGDAGEQYKTACAQDASVNFIFDYFTLAGFSGTTTFSATGNPAGSTVSFNPTSATANGEITMSITGLANSAAGTYPITVTATSGAVTKTVNFYLQVQTIVTPVATTSPANLAVDQLTDLAFSWQTSPEAVSYVFELATDANFTNVIDTQNIEFAYYVAHGLMENTDYYWRVASDSGQCRSAYSPVSKFTTGSFDCNDYNSTTPVAIGTGGNITINSPLTITDNVLIRDLDVTVDITHSWISDLRVSLVSPSGTVLTMIANQCNVNPGVPNMSATFDDFGSTLVCGTDPAIAGTLRPLNPLSTFNNQSAQGTWTLRILDNQSGDGGSLNSWSMKICSATPLGIEDKPLFNFAVYPNPNNGSFTVQSDKLTSDKINMMVYDIRGRVIFQKDFAGSANFNETVQLDNVQAGVYLLSVADGQNKEVKRIVVQ, from the coding sequence ATGAAAAAAATAATACTGTTTTTAATTGCGTTGCTCTTTACCGGGTCGATTTTTGCCCAAAAGAAAAACGCCTGGCAAGCTGCAGATCCGTCCGCTTTTTCGGGACGTGAGACCATACGCAGCGGCGCTTATTCGGAAAACCAGCAGTTCTTCACTTTTGACCTGGCTGCAATGAAAAATATGCTGGCCAATGCCCCTGAAAGGTTTTCCGGACAATCCGGCGTAAGGATCAGCATCCCGACGGTTTCCGGCAACATGGAAGAGTTCCTTGTTTGGGAAAACTCTAATTTCGAGCCGGGACTTCAGGCGAAATATCCTGATATCAGGGCATATATCGGCCGGGGCATCACCGACAATACTGCCAAACTGTATTTCAGCCTAGCGCCGGAAGGAATCCAGACTATGATCCTCAGGGCTGACAAGGGTTCAGAATTTATTGAGCCTTACACCAAAGACCATACATTATATGTATTGTTTGATTCCAATACCCGTCTCAACAACAGCCTTCCGCTGGTTTGCAGTACCGAGGACAAAATCATCAACAAACAAATCAACAGCAACCCAAGTGTCGCGCGATCTAACAATGGCGTGTACAAAACCATGAGGCTTGCTCTTTCCTGTACCGGTGAATATGGCACTTACCACGGCGGTGCAGCAGGTGCATTGGCCGCTATGAATGCGACCATGACGCGCGTGAATGGGGTGTACGATATCGATCTTGCCGTACACCTGAACATGATTGCAAACAACAACCTGATTGTCTACACCAATGCAGCCACCGACGGTTATTCCAACGCTGCCAATATGGACAACTGGAACCTGGAGTTACAGGCCAAGCTGACCTCAATCATCGGAAATGCAAATTATGACATCGGGCACCTGTTCGGGGCTTCAGGCGGCGGCGGTAATGCAGGCTGCATCGGATGCGTATGCGACAACCCGACAAACCAGGTTCCGGAAGGAAAAGGAAGCGGCATTACCTCTCCTGGTGACGGCGTGCCGATGGGAGACACTTTTGACATCGATTACGTAGCACATGAAATGGGTCACCAATTGGGCGGCACACACTCGTATTCGGTAGATTTTGAGGGCTCAGGAACCAATGTTGAGCCAGGCAGCGGATCCACGATTATGGGTTACGCAGGGATTACCGGCTCGACAACGGACGTCCAATTGCACTCGGACGACTATTTCACCTACGCCAATATCATCCAGATCCAGCAGAACCTGGCGACGAAAACCTGCCCGGTTTCGGTGGCATTGAGCAACACCCCTCCGACCGTAGATGCCGGTGCAGACTATACAATCCCTAAAGGAACCCCGTTTATCCTGACTGGCTCAGGAACTGATGCGGAAGGCGACGTACTGGAATACACCTGGGAGCAAAACGACAATTCCAATGTCGCTACGTCCGGCAACTCGAGCATCGCGTCAGCTACAAAAACGGTGGGCCCGACATTCAGGTCATTTTCGCCAACTGCTTCACCGATACGTTACTGCCCCGCTCTTAACAGGGTGTTAAGCAATAACATCACCTCTTCATTTGAATCTGTTTCCAATGTGGCGCGTAACCTAAACTTTACATTAACTGCAAGGGACAATTCACTGAACGGACCGCAGACCAATACAGATGCGATGACCATCACGGTAAGCGCCGCTGCGGGTCCTTTCGCCGTTACAGCGCCTAATTCGGTTATCACATGGCAGGCCGGATCCAATCAGAATGTAACCTGGAATGTAGCCGGAACTACGGCAAACAACATCAATACGCAGTTTGTTGACATTTACCTTTCAACCAATGCCGGACTGACTTTCAACACTTTGCTTGCGAGCCATGTACCAAATGATGGGTCGGAAACCATCACCGTACCCAACACACCGGGAACCAGCAACCGCATTATGGTCAGGGCCAACGGAAACATCTTCTTCGATGTCTCTAACAGCAATTTCGCCATCAGCGCGCCGGTGGCTACGCAGTCCATCGCTTTTACAGGCGATGCAGGAGAACAATATAAAACAGCCTGTGCACAGGACGCGTCCGTAAACTTCATTTTTGATTACTTTACTTTAGCCGGTTTTTCCGGAACAACAACATTTAGTGCCACAGGAAATCCTGCCGGCAGCACGGTAAGCTTCAACCCGACGTCAGCCACGGCCAATGGCGAAATCACGATGAGCATCACCGGACTGGCCAACAGCGCCGCAGGCACTTACCCGATTACGGTAACGGCCACATCGGGAGCCGTCACCAAGACTGTAAACTTCTATCTGCAGGTGCAAACCATCGTTACTCCCGTAGCGACAACTTCACCGGCAAACCTTGCGGTAGATCAGCTGACGGACCTCGCGTTTAGCTGGCAAACGTCTCCTGAAGCCGTATCTTACGTATTCGAATTGGCTACAGATGCTAATTTTACTAACGTTATCGATACTCAAAACATAGAATTCGCTTATTATGTTGCGCATGGCCTGATGGAAAATACTGACTACTACTGGAGGGTTGCCTCTGACAGTGGACAATGCAGGAGCGCCTACAGCCCAGTGAGCAAATTCACCACAGGAAGTTTCGATTGTAACGATTATAATTCGACCACTCCGGTGGCAATTGGAACAGGAGGTAACATTACAATCAACTCCCCGCTGACAATCACTGACAATGTATTGATCAGGGATCTCGACGTGACGGTTGACATTACCCACAGCTGGATCAGCGATCTGAGGGTTTCTTTGGTTAGCCCAAGCGGAACCGTCCTGACGATGATTGCCAATCAATGTAACGTAAATCCCGGTGTTCCGAATATGAGCGCGACCTTTGACGATTTCGGATCAACGTTGGTTTGCGGCACCGATCCTGCGATTGCCGGTACATTGAGGCCATTGAATCCTCTTTCAACATTTAATAACCAATCCGCACAAGGTACATGGACATTACGCATCCTTGATAACCAAAGTGGCGATGGCGGAAGTCTTAATTCATGGAGCATGAAAATATGTTCAGCCACACCGCTGGGCATTGAGGACAAGCCGCTGTTTAATTTTGCCGTTTACCCTAACCCGAACAACGGAAGCTTCACCGTACAATCGGACAAGCTGACTTCAGACAAAATCAATATGATGGTGTACGACATCCGCGGCAGGGTGATTTTCCAGAAGGACTTTGCCGGCAGTGCCAACTTTAACGAGACGGTCCAGTTGGATAACGTCCAGGCCGGAGTATACCTGTTGTCAGTTGCTGACGGACAGAATAAAGAAGTAAAAAGAATTGTGGTGCAATAA
- the rpsI gene encoding 30S ribosomal protein S9, producing MAVIHKIGRRKTAVARVYVSEGTGKITVNKKEFATYFPTATLQYKVLQPMTMTENADNYDVKINVYGGGVTGQAEAVRMAIARAMCEVGEGNRAILKPEGLLTRDPRMVERKKFGQKKARKRFQFSKR from the coding sequence ATGGCAGTAATCCACAAAATCGGCAGAAGAAAAACTGCTGTAGCGCGTGTTTATGTTTCTGAAGGAACAGGAAAAATCACCGTAAACAAAAAAGAATTCGCAACTTACTTCCCAACGGCAACTTTACAGTACAAGGTATTGCAGCCAATGACCATGACCGAAAACGCTGACAACTATGACGTTAAGATTAACGTATACGGTGGTGGTGTTACAGGCCAGGCTGAAGCGGTACGTATGGCAATTGCAAGGGCAATGTGCGAAGTTGGCGAAGGAAACAGAGCAATCCTGAAGCCAGAAGGTTTATTGACAAGGGACCCACGTATGGTTGAACGTAAGAAGTTCGGTCAGAAGAAAGCCCGTAAGAGATTCCAGTTCTCTAAACGTTAA
- the rpsB gene encoding 30S ribosomal protein S2 — protein MANKVEVKELLEAGVHFGHMTRKWDPNMAPYIYMERNGIHIINLYKTAAKIEEANEALKKIAASGRKILFVATKKQAKDIVADKAKAANMPYITERWPGGMLTNFVTIRKAVKKMATIDRMKKDGTFQTLSKKERLQVDRLRAKLEKNLGSIADMSRLPAALFVVDIKAEHIAIKEAQKLNIPVFAMVDTNSDPREVDYVIPANDDASKSIEKILSLVTAAVVDGLSNRTSDKEEADDETETAQAAPAAEVAAPAVEEAPVAETTEAAAPEAAESTEE, from the coding sequence ATGGCAAACAAAGTAGAAGTTAAAGAATTACTGGAAGCAGGTGTTCACTTCGGGCACATGACCAGAAAATGGGATCCAAACATGGCTCCTTACATCTATATGGAGCGTAATGGTATTCATATCATTAACCTGTATAAGACCGCAGCTAAGATTGAAGAGGCTAACGAAGCCCTTAAGAAAATCGCTGCATCAGGCCGCAAAATCCTTTTCGTTGCGACCAAAAAACAAGCAAAAGACATCGTTGCTGACAAAGCAAAAGCTGCAAACATGCCGTACATCACTGAAAGATGGCCGGGCGGGATGCTGACTAACTTCGTAACCATCCGTAAAGCTGTTAAGAAAATGGCTACTATCGACAGGATGAAGAAAGACGGCACATTCCAGACTTTATCTAAAAAAGAGCGTTTACAGGTTGATCGTCTGCGTGCAAAATTAGAAAAGAACTTAGGTTCTATCGCTGATATGTCAAGACTTCCTGCCGCGTTATTCGTAGTGGATATCAAAGCAGAACACATCGCAATAAAAGAAGCTCAGAAATTAAACATTCCGGTTTTCGCCATGGTAGACACAAACTCCGACCCGCGTGAGGTGGATTATGTGATCCCGGCAAATGATGATGCTTCTAAATCAATCGAGAAAATTTTATCTTTAGTAACTGCCGCTGTAGTTGATGGATTGTCTAACCGTACTTCTGACAAAGAAGAGGCTGATGACGAGACAGAAACTGCGCAGGCTGCACCGGCTGCCGAAGTAGCCGCTCCTGCCGTTGAGGAAGCCCCCGTAGCTGAAACTACTGAGGCTGCCGCTCCTGAAGCTGCTGAGTCAACTGAAGAATAA
- a CDS encoding ferritin-like domain-containing protein gives MNIIKFLESFTNEEMMRSEGSRRDSFGQFGKIGKNLALAAVPFGLATMSSKAFAADITPTPATPTGALQFALILEYLEKEFYMMGLESGVIPTGGRDEKVFMQISAHETDHVTFLTNALGASAPAKPTFDFTVGGLFDPFNDNGIGQATAYAQFLALAQAFEDTGVRAYKGQAGNLITQPDLLTAALQIHSVEARHASEVRRLRGLKGWIVGNQRGAGMPAETQAVYNGEEVTTQAGFNTGGPFGADAGSEAFDEPLSTQQVVDIANLFIV, from the coding sequence ATGAATATTATCAAATTTTTAGAGTCATTTACCAATGAGGAAATGATGCGCAGTGAAGGTTCGAGACGCGACAGTTTCGGGCAGTTCGGAAAAATAGGGAAGAATCTTGCGCTGGCAGCAGTGCCATTCGGACTCGCCACCATGTCATCAAAAGCATTTGCGGCAGATATTACACCGACCCCCGCTACGCCAACCGGTGCACTACAATTTGCACTGATACTGGAATACCTTGAAAAAGAGTTTTACATGATGGGCCTTGAATCAGGCGTAATCCCGACGGGAGGCCGCGACGAGAAAGTGTTCATGCAGATTTCTGCCCATGAAACCGATCACGTGACATTCCTGACCAATGCTTTGGGTGCAAGCGCCCCTGCAAAACCTACTTTTGATTTCACCGTCGGCGGGTTGTTCGACCCGTTTAATGACAATGGAATCGGGCAGGCTACGGCATATGCGCAGTTCCTGGCTTTGGCACAGGCATTTGAGGATACCGGTGTAAGGGCTTATAAAGGCCAGGCCGGAAACCTGATCACGCAACCGGATTTACTCACCGCTGCATTGCAGATCCATTCCGTTGAAGCAAGACACGCTTCAGAGGTCAGAAGGCTGCGCGGACTCAAAGGATGGATTGTCGGCAACCAACGTGGTGCCGGAATGCCGGCTGAGACCCAGGCCGTATACAATGGTGAAGAAGTGACCACACAGGCCGGCTTCAATACAGGCGGACCTTTCGGCGCTGATGCGGGAAGCGAAGCATTCGACGAGCCGTTGTCTACACAGCAGGTCGTGGATATTGCCAACCTGTTTATCGTGTAA
- the rplM gene encoding 50S ribosomal protein L13: MNTLSYKTISANKATVSKEWVVVDAEGHNLGRLASKVAMILRGKYKPSYTPHVDCGDNVIVINAEKINLTGSKMDDKIYMRHTGYPGGQRTLTAKVLQQKNPAALVEKAVKGMLPKNKLGAELFRNLNVVVGSEHKQGAQKPKTVNLNDLK, encoded by the coding sequence GTGAACACATTAAGTTACAAGACGATTTCAGCCAACAAGGCCACTGTTTCCAAAGAGTGGGTTGTTGTTGACGCTGAAGGGCATAACCTGGGCCGTCTTGCTTCAAAGGTCGCTATGATCCTTAGAGGTAAGTACAAACCGAGTTATACTCCGCACGTAGACTGTGGCGATAACGTAATCGTTATCAATGCAGAGAAAATCAACCTTACGGGTTCAAAAATGGATGACAAAATTTACATGCGTCATACCGGTTACCCAGGAGGTCAGAGAACCTTAACTGCTAAAGTATTACAGCAAAAGAACCCTGCTGCTTTAGTTGAGAAAGCTGTAAAAGGAATGTTGCCAAAGAACAAACTGGGCGCAGAACTTTTCAGAAACCTGAATGTAGTAGTAGGCAGCGAGCACAAACAAGGCGCTCAAAAACCTAAAACTGTTAACCTAAACGACCTTAAGTAA
- a CDS encoding GntR family transcriptional regulator, translating into MKLITIQNNIGVPKYRQIIGSIEKAIEESRLPRGVKLPSVNKISMEFSLSRDTVLLAYEELKKRGIVFAIPGKGYYVKSTEVAIEQKIFLLFDELNSFKEDLYNAFLANIGSKARVDIFFHHFNINVFRKLVDDANGNYTRYVIMPTNLSLAADVIKTLPVDEVFILDQTNSELEAYPSVHQNFAKDIYDALLQGRQRLQMYRKMILIFPGFREPLGMKEGFLKFCSDYQFEFEVIPEFDQRAISNGEVYIIPNDRDLVRVIEKSNAMGLVLGTDFGIISYNETPLKKIVANGITTISTDFIAMGRIMAQMVAESRKTQIQNQSALIMRRSL; encoded by the coding sequence ATGAAGCTCATTACCATCCAAAACAATATCGGTGTGCCCAAATACCGGCAGATTATCGGCTCGATTGAAAAAGCGATTGAAGAGTCGCGCCTGCCGCGTGGCGTGAAATTGCCGTCGGTAAATAAAATCAGTATGGAATTTTCGTTGTCGCGCGATACGGTCTTGCTGGCTTATGAAGAGCTCAAGAAGCGTGGTATCGTGTTTGCAATTCCCGGAAAGGGCTATTATGTGAAAAGTACTGAGGTGGCGATAGAGCAGAAAATCTTCCTGCTGTTCGATGAGCTGAACAGTTTTAAGGAAGATTTGTACAACGCGTTCCTTGCCAATATTGGGTCGAAAGCGCGCGTTGACATCTTCTTTCACCATTTCAACATTAACGTTTTCAGGAAGCTTGTGGATGACGCCAACGGCAATTATACCCGATACGTAATTATGCCCACCAATCTTTCGCTTGCTGCCGACGTAATCAAAACCCTACCGGTTGACGAGGTTTTTATTCTCGACCAGACCAATTCGGAATTGGAGGCCTACCCATCGGTGCACCAGAATTTCGCAAAGGATATTTACGATGCGTTGCTTCAAGGCAGGCAGCGGCTGCAAATGTACCGTAAGATGATCCTGATTTTTCCGGGTTTTCGCGAGCCTTTGGGGATGAAGGAAGGTTTCCTGAAATTCTGTTCGGATTACCAATTTGAGTTTGAAGTCATTCCGGAATTCGATCAACGCGCTATCAGTAATGGCGAAGTCTATATTATCCCCAATGATCGGGACCTGGTGCGGGTGATTGAAAAATCGAATGCGATGGGTTTGGTTTTGGGCACCGACTTCGGAATCATTTCCTACAATGAGACGCCGTTGAAAAAAATTGTGGCCAATGGCATTACAACCATTTCGACCGATTTTATTGCGATGGGACGGATTATGGCGCAGATGGTTGCTGAAAGCAGGAAAACCCAGATCCAGAATCAGAGTGCTCTGATTATGCGCCGGTCTCTGTAA